A window of Dysidea avara chromosome 1, odDysAvar1.4, whole genome shotgun sequence genomic DNA:
ATAAGGTcaggtatgtttaaagtattaagatgcagtatgtaacaattatcgTGAATATGTGTCATAGATAAATATATTAATGTATgtattactaatgatgactgacttgttaattaatgtaaacaaatattttgtggcGTGAGTTAATTTTACCACAGACGGTTAAATGACCATGATAGCAAGGTTATTTCAATTCCTTGGCTAGAAGTTGAAGAGACTTTAGGGAATCTGGGTAATATGActgtattttaaaaagttagAATGAACAAGTACATCCTTGGGTAattactaccaaaaaatcggttgtttgaattgcaggtaaaacaacccaaaatttgggtcatttgtacccaTTACAATTTACAGTGTAACATTAATTCAAAGCATTGACAATAATAAGTATAATGATACAATTTTACCTTATGACGTAGCAAATTTAAAACAGCAAATGCTTAAAACTGTCAATATCAACTTCACACAGGTCATCTCTACCATATTGGTTTATTAACGTGCTGTACTTCTGGAGTAGAAAACATGCCATGACcagtacatatatattatgtagtatGATTGAAGTGTATGTACTCGAGGGAGTGTCACATAGGCatgcgctgtaggtagatctgtgaccacagtcaaagtcttgacctgatgaaatttcactttgaccTGTGCCTTTTTTAACCTTTAACCAGTGACTAAGTTTGATGATATATTTCAGtgctttcgattgtgggttggaaatttttacccttgactgttgacttggcatgaatttggtggccttgacctttgacttagactttgaccatggtgcagatctacctacagtgagagCTTGTGTGTTACCCCTTGTGTACTGTAGCTTATGCTTACACTACAAGAATCAAGAACTGCAGAAGAAAAATTATTAGCTTAATTTATAGCTAGGGCAACCCCTACATGCTGAACGAGTTACACAGATTACTAATAATAACAGATAACAAACTACTTCCTGCCACAAAACAAGtagacagggccgcccagagaaattaaggagcccagggcaaagagttaaagtggggcccttcacccaagttgtaagttgaagaccaaaaaaaaaaaaaaaaaaaaggtcacaacctgcaataactacccatcaccaaccacatctccttatctataagcttgctacactgctcctctgaagaatactgtgactgctctattagaatatttacatctgactgctctattagagtatatagatcttttaaacaggtattcaggatgcccttcatggggcccctttcaggctggggcccggggcaaaatgccccagttgcccccccctgtgggcggccctgcaagTAGATAATCCATCCTACTAAACCCCCCATCCTCATACTCCTTAGCTATGTCAGTATTTCCTTAAAATACAcatagagtaagccaccgatgTTCGGCCACCAGGTGTTTTCGGACGCCAGTACACAGAAACTACGGAATCTATCAAGTTGAATTTTGCATCATTATTGCCTTAGGCCATCACCATCCAGCACACCAAGTTTTTTAGAATTCCATCAAGGACTGTGGGTTTGGCGAGCCATTAGGTGGTAGTCCGAATCGCATGTAGTTTTGGCcaaaagtatgaatttacggacTGTAGTTCGCAAAGCTTATCAGATGCACAGATCTTAATGCAACTTGGTATCTAGTAAGGGTAGTCACCTAAGGTTCAGCATACCAAATATTAGCTAATTACTCAAAGCCACACCCGAGTAATCGCTGAATGTATGAGAGCATGTAGGGCAATCAAACATCGGACATTTATGCTACACGAAATTGCAGCTTCTGGTGGATTTTATTAGCCAATTCAGACGTGATCAACTGCTCTACGCTACCAAACAGTAAACTAAATCATTTTAAGCATTTAGTATAGTCTTATGCACGAGCAGCCGGACCTAGAACAGCTGATACAAAGCTCAGCATAGACTAGGTGCTGTTCAAGCACAAAAACTGTTAAAAGTATAAACTTACGACGAAAAATTATATACCTACTAGATCAACAAAAACACTCATTTGCTCCAACCATATATAAATGAAACAACACGCTCTTATATTAGAAATGTAGTCTAGGTCTCGTGATCCGTTTTAAGCTTTCTTTGTTATATATACGGTGTATGTTTAGACGAGCAGTTCAGTTGGGAGCAACTGTAGTTTTCTTGCTTCTAAACAGCTTAATAAGCAAATAGGTGAGTGATTTTAGGCCATAAGCGTAATTCTATGTGTTTATGTGCTTTCTTTTGTTAAGAACCATTTTGGGCGGGTTTAGCTAGGCATGTTTGGGCCAGCCAGCAGTGGTGGGTGTATGCGTGTTCATCAGGCCTTGCGTAGGTCTAATTTCAGTTTACTGTTGAGTCTGAAGTCGGACAGCGTCACTGGGATAAGGGAACTACGGTAGCTAGAGGGAGTATGGAAAACCCGAAACGCCGGATCAGCCGGAACAGGTTTATTTTTGCAATTGTGATCACGTGCAAACACTATGGCATGCCCGCTTTTAAGTTATAACACTCCACAATAGACTATTTCTATATACTTTTATAATCTAACCTTGCAGCAACTCCGCAGTGTACACAATGGATCGACGGCGAGCCTTAATTGGAATGCACAATTGCTAAATTCATCCTAAACTACACTCTACACCCTTAACTGAGGTGAAGGGATTTTATTAAAGCATCTTCATggatactgcaacttctagctAGTACTGTACAAAGCTAAGCAGCCCACTCGTATAAGTGACCGAATTTAATAGAGTCACACTAACAAGGTAGGCTTGTACACTGTCACTGTAGTACAGTACTAGCTATAAGTTGCAGTATCCATGAAGATGCTTTAAAATCCCTTCATCTTAAGGGTGTAGAGTGTAGCTGAGATAGTTTTAGGATGAATTTAGCAATTGTGCATTCCAATTAAGGCTCGCTGTCGATCCATTGTGTACACTGCAGAGTTGCTGCAAGGTTATAGATTATGTATATAGAAATAGTCTATTGTGGAGTATTATAACTTGAAAGCGGGCTTGCCATAGTGTTTGCACGTGATCACAATCGCAAAAATAAACCTGATCCGGGTTGTTCCGGCGTTCCGGGTTTTCCATACTCCCGTAGCTAGACTTATAATAGCTACATTGTAACATAGTTATTACTTTGGGAGTATATTATTTGTCATGCTTTTGTTCTTTACAGCATGGCTCAGTTTTATCCACCACTTAAGGAAAGAGTCATCAAGGCAAAATCTGTCGGATGTACAGTTGTAAATACCAGTATTGCTACTACTAGCCGAGGTGTGTACAAAGATTGGGATGAAGATAGAATGGTTCGCGCAGTTGACAGTGTCCTTAAGAAGAAAGCTAGTATAAGAAAAGCAGGAGAAATGTATGGCATACCAAAATCCACAATTGCAGATCGAATAAGTGGGCGTGTGATGGAGGGAGCTAGAAGTGGTCCACTTAGGTATCTCAACACACAGCAAGAAGAGGAGCTTGTACACTTTCTGTTAGAGTGTGCTTCAATTGGATATCCAAAGAGTCGTCAAGAAGTGATTGGTATGGTGCAGCGTCTATTAAGTGACTGTGGGATTGAAAAAACTGTGACACATGGTTGGTGGGAATCGTTTTGCCACCGTCATCCTAATGTAGCATTGCGTGCTACCGCCTCCTTATCCCTTTCCAGAGCTAAAGCGTCAGACACTACTGTTATTAACAAATATTATGATCTTCTTGAAAGCACCATGGATTTATATGACCTTCGTGATAAACCTTGCCAGCTGTTTAACGTTGACGACACTGGTATGCCTCTTAATCCCAAACCTTTAAAAATGGTTTGTGGCACAGGATCAAAGAATCCGGCTTCAATATGCTCAGGTAACAAGTCTCAAATTACTATAGTCGGATGTGTCAATGCTGCAGGCTACTGTATTCCTCCTATGGTCATCTATGGTCGCAAAGCTATCAGTGCTGCGTTGGTGGAAAATGAAATTCCTGGTACAATCTATGGGTTGTCTTCCAAAGGTTGGATTGATCAAGACCTGTTTGATCAGTGGTTTGACCACTTTTTGTGCTATACTCCATCGACTAGACCACTACTTTTATTGATGGATGGACATTCCGCACACTATTGTCCAAGTGTTATTCACCGTGCTTCTGAAAATGAAGTGGTGCTGATGGCTTTGCCACCTAATACAACGCATTTAACACAACCTTTGGATAAAGGTATATACGGGCCTCTAAAAGTTGAGTGGAGGAAGGTATGTTATGATTATATTGTTCAAAACCCTGGAAAACTGATTACGCTATACAATTTTTCTCCTTTATTTTCAAAAGCGTGGATGAAAAGCATGACAATTATAAATATTATGGCTGGGTTTAGCACTACAGGAATTTTCCTAACTGATAGAAATAAAGTGATTTCCAAGTTGGAAGCATCCATGTGTACTCCAACAAAACAACCCAACAAGCTGTCATATTTGCCATTGCTGACACCTGTTCCTTCACCACCCAGAAAAACAAGCAGTAAAAAATGTATTGTTTTTTCAGAATTAGAAATACAGCTGTTTCTTGAGAGACATGAGGAGGGATATGATGGTGGGGATGAGCGGTACAAAATTTGGCTGGAAACATACCACCCAGGAGCAGAAACTATCAGTAATGTTTCCTTGAATCAGTCTGTTTTTCATACACCAAAGCAAGAAAGGAAAACTAAGGAGTATACTCAGATTGCTGTTGTTTCAAAACCTGCAAGTAGAATTGATAAACTTTTTAGTAAACCAGAGCTGCCTTCTAAGTTACCAACTAAAACAGAAAAAAGCTGTGGACGGGTTCTTACCAGTTCTGAGGCATTGAAGCTTTTACAAGAgaaggaagaaaaaaaagatgtgGCCAAGCAGAAGAAAGATGCTGCCAAGCAGAAGAAAGATGCTGTCAAGCAGAAGAAAGATGCTGTCAAGCAGAAGAAAGAACTTTGTCAAAAAAATGCAGAAAAGAAAGTACAGAAGCAAGTAGATGAGAATGTTGGAATAGTTGAAGAGGGAAGTAAGAGGAAAGATAATCCAGGTAACATTATCATGTAACCTACAGAGCATGCATAACAGATGTTGTCCTTTAAGCGTGATTATATAATCCTGATACACTACTGGCTGACTCCATTGataattattactttgtgtGCATGTTCGTATGGGGCTGGAATGAAGGCTTCGTAATCTTTATACCTTCGAAGAGGGTTTGAAAAGCTTCATATCCATGGTTACAGTCTTATAAATTCagtaaaagttgtgaaatatcACCAAAATTTTATTGTGTGGTATAGCTGTATAGTATCTAAAGCCTGTATACTATTTTTATAGCTGCTACAATGAGTGTGCCCACAAGTCACCACATAGGCATATACACAGTGCTGGCAATTATGCAAGAAGCTTTATAGGATTCAGAGACTTTACTAAATGCATGTCTGATCTGTACTATACAAGCATAAGAAAAAGTTAGGAATTTTCagtatgagtagggactgcaatAAAAAGGACTGTCAAAGCAAACTTGAACACAACTCAACTACTGAGTGTATGctttttaatccctactttagccatgTGCAACTAATAACAAATGGCTAAAGCAAGGATTAAAATGCATATACTCATTTGTTGAGTCATGTTCAATTTTGCTTtgccagcttgtttcagtgcttttaatTGCAGTTCCTACTCAtactgaaaattccaaattttttcttacacttgtttgtgtactcttgtttgtaaatgaattttaTTTAGCGCACAATTGTGTCTAGAGTGTGTTAATCACAGCAAAGAAAGGCACTGGCTTAGCTAGTTAACCTTGCTTAAAAGAAGCACACTAAAATACTTTTAAGCACGTACATTCTCGATGATGTACAAGAGTAACTAACTGCATGGTAAAGTAGATAACACAACACACTGTTGAAATTGGCACAAGCGTGAAACATTGGTGTAATTAGTGGGAAgccatatacagtacaatagtgcaTTCCAGCATAAATGTGGGTGAGTCTATAATTCCAGTAGAcatttaattttgtgtttgtcaTTGGAACCATTCTCCCAAAGAAGTAACACAGTATGTATAGGCAATTTACAGCTAGGTTTACAGCTAGCAAAGTCAGGTGACGCGCCCTTTATTTAGCTAGTAGCTAGCGAACTGGTCACGCCCTCTATTTAACCCGCGAGTACCTGTACAGCTGTACCCCCACCGGACCTTCTGTGATCCTTTTGCAGCATACAAGCATGTCCCTACCCATGGTGCATCTCAAATAAAATCACGTGAGTGTTACAATTTGTTAAGTCATACGTGTTGATTGTACAGTACTGCTTACTGACTACTAATGGAAGCCATACAGATGAGCAATGGCCAAGATAAAGAAAGATCAAAGCTAAAACTGTAACAGAATAGTGCTTAAAATTGTTAAAAGTTTTCCGCCTTGAAATTCTAGGCATTTCCAccaaagaagtaaggctgtagctgcagccagttttccactacgcttgactgaatgaATCAGGCAGAAAGACAGTCAGTAGAATATTtgctaaataatttttttttaaatatcgtAGCACCTCGTCAAAAACGCTTAGAGTTGTTCTAAAGACACATTTTGGCTTGTTTCTGCatgaccaatactgccaagtggTCGTGAAGGATTTGTGAAGATAAGTTTAAGTTGATTTCTTCATGGACCACGTCCACAAATCAccaatgtccctactataccgtactgtcgtactgtatgatacgtaCGTAACAAGCACACCTCACGTATGGTTGCACTCtggtatcactactttttgtcatCATGTGCTAGTGAATTCTGCTGCATGTACTGGATGTCCACAGCTATTATATGTTGTTTTGCATAGgttccaatttttttgtttgATTAAAATTAAATACAGCTAGGTAGTAGTGTATATATAGTTCTACATAATATTGTGTAATGAATTTAAGGAAATGTGGTCTATTTGTAGGGAAATTTAAGAATTATGAAGTGTCTGATGATGTTGAAATTACGAATTGTAATAATAGTGACAAGACTTTATCAAAATCAAAGATACGACGTCAAAAACTAGACAGTAGAAAAACCGTGAAGCATTTAGTATCCTTCAAACTTCCTTCTTTACAGTGCATATTGAGTGGAAAGTGGTTGAACGACACTCGCATTAATGCAGCAAGTCAGCTTCTAAAGGCTCAGTTTCCTTCTGTTTTGGGTTTACATGACACAAAGTATGGACAAGATTTGTCTTTTCCCAACACTGATAGCCCGTTTGTGCAGATTTTACATTCTAAAAATCACTGGTTGACAGTGGAAGGAGTAAACTCATCTTTAGTAAAAGTATATGATACCATGGAATATGCCAGCATTGAAAATCTGCAAGCTCAAATTGCTGCAATTATACAGAGCTCCAGTAAGTCCATTAATTTTCAATTGGAGACAATGCAAGAACAGCTTGGAAGAAGTGACTGTGGATTATTTTCAATAGCATATGCAACTGAATTGTGTTTTGGAAATGATGTCTCTTGTTTGCGTTACTATCAAGACAAGTTAAGGCCTCATTTTGTAGAGTGTCTTAGATCAGAAAAATTGGTTCCATTTCCATCTAAGTCAATCAGAAGAAGAAAGGCCTCACCCACCACACTTACTTTTGACATATACTGCTCTTGTCGTCTGCCAGAGTTGGTGGGAGGAGAACCAATGGCAGCATGTGAGAAATGTCACGAATGGTACCATCGTTCCTGTGAGAATATTCCCAAGGAAATTTTCACTGAGAGCGATGTTCAGTGGGTTTGCAGTAAGTGTGTAAATGATTGATGATTTTGAGTGACAACACTGCAAGGAGTATATAAACTCTAATACAAGTAACATGTTATTAGTTGTCTTTATGGTATGTATTATCAGTTTGAAAGCTTTATGTTATATTtttatttgtaagtaaagtgtGCCATCAATCTACGGTCACCAGGTAGCTTTGGATGCCAGCTGCAGCACGCTGAAATATAATCCACTGTATTAACTTGCATTCTGCATCATTATTACCTTAGGCTCTCACCATATAGCATACAAAGTTTTTGTAGAATTTCATTAGTACTTGGTTTGGTGAGCAGCTCACAAAGTGCACAACAGCTCAGTATTTAGCACAGGTAACCATCCAAATGCATGAGTGTGTGTAGCAGGGATGGATCAAAAGGGACCCAAATATAGTTGTAAATATGTGGTAACAAGTTTATGATGTAGCCACAGCTATGTATAGAATAGCCATATCTGGCCTTCGTTGGTAACTCCATAGCTATAGCTGCAACCAGGCAAACGTATGTCTATAAAATATTTGCATGCTTTAGTTTGTTAGGCACTGAGGATAAGTTGCCCATTACCAACTGATTAATTACTATCACATCTTTGTATGCAATATTTATTTTAATTGTAGTATCTCTTGCAAATGTCTTACCTTGACATCAAGATGTCTGAGCTAAAAGAAACTATAATGCATATACAATGAACGATTTAACAGAACTCCACCTGTTTCTGTAGATAATTCATTTACTGGTAGTTAGGCTATAATACATTCCTATAATGCACAGATACAAACATTTACACAAATTTTGCAGTAGCTGGTTTGTTACAAAAAATGAATAGTTCAGTATTCTCTTCTTAAATCTTCTATACATTATATATGTGCTATTCTCAGTATGGAATTTCTATGACCTTAAAAATAgcttataattatatcaaaatcaaTATTTCATGCATGGCATGGACAAAGGCCATGCATGACATTCCCACAAACTTTAGACTATTATAGTATAACGTTCTAGGTCATTAATTAAAAGATATTCTGATAAAACAGTCAGGCATGAAGTTtcaactatactctaatagaacaatcactaatagctacaaaaaaattctgTACTTTATCAATTAACTTTTATTTTGAGGGAATAAGTTAGCAAAAGGGGTTTAATTTAATTGCTGTcaagggcggatctaggatttttgaaagggggtttccagaggTACACATCTGGAGGATttgattgactgttctattagagtatctcgatcttataaaGGTTTGCTGGATAGCCATTGCTTAATGTTTGGACAGCTGTTCTGAAGCAAGCCCATCCTAGAGGGGTTtttggaaacctcagaaacccccctccATCCCTAAAACCGCCCCTGCCTGTATAGCAGTCCTGACTTCTCAAAATCAAATAGCTAGCTTGCTAGCTGTGCAGCTGCAGATCGTCATAAGACTACAATAAACACTtaatataatttattttgtTGTTTGTTAGCATAAAACAGGTGAACACGTCTAAATTTGCTCATAAATCCACCAAAAGTTGTATAGTTTCGTGTAGAATATATGTCCGATGTTTGATTGCTCTACACGCGATAATATATTCAACGATTGCTCGGGCGTGGCTTTGAGTAATTAGCTAATATTTGGTATGCTGAACCTTAGGTGACTACTCTTACTAATTACGAAGTTGCATTGAGATCTGTGCATTTACTGGGCTTTGCGAGCTACAGTCCGAAAATTCATACTTTTGGCCAAAACTGCATGCGATTCGGACAACCACTTAATGGTAGGCCAAACCCATGCACAGTCCTTGATGGAATTCTACAAAACTTGGTGTGCTGGATGGTGATGGTCTAAGGTAATAACAATGCAAAATTCAACTTGATAGATTCTGTAGTTTCTGTGTACTGGCGTCCGTATGGAACGCcgtttgtaacaaaaatatACCTGACTCCAGCtaccttattatcgccgataataaaACACCatccttattatcgccgataataacacttattatcgccgataataagaCCTCgccttattatcgccgatgatAAGACTACAGCTTTATTATCGCCGATGATAAGACTACAGCTTATTGTCGCCGATGATAAGGACTCTATaacttattatcgccgataataagaCAGCGCTTATTTTCCTAGGATATAATTAAGACGGCGCTTATAAATTATGTCCTCGGGCGCGTATATAGATCTATTAGcttttattattaataataatgttaGCTAGCTAAGTCATGGCTGCTTCAGTGAATCATGGCATCATCAGTGACCAGCTGCAGTATGGAGTTGAACAAGGTCGTAGGCAGACACCAGCTGATCTcgtcaaaaataattatttcgaggggcaaatttttcgaggttgagcattgttgctaaaaattttttcgcgaatttgcaaacactcccaaaaatGTATTACCTAGATTATATGGAGGTCTAGAATAAACTTCTCGCTGATAACTACCCCCATGCAAAACCGCGAAAACTACTGATTTTCCCCTTGGTACAATACCTAATACATGCATCATATGCAACTATCCAAATCATCAATGTTTATTAACAGATTATGTTTAATTGGATAcaagactttttgaaaggacgcagacaaagagtttctgtgaatggttcaatgtctggttggagtgatgtaataagtggaatacctcaaggatcagtcttgggtcctctcttctttgcaattttcatcaatgatctgccatcattattaaggaataaagttcttttatttgcagatgacacaaaaatatattccagcattagtcgtgctaacccaatatcctccctgcaagatgatattaatgcttgcattgaatggtcagtaatgtggcagtttcctttcaacatttctaaatgtagAATACTACATATAGGTAagtttaatccaagatattgttataagatggatgggatggatattgttaaggtaaatgaggaaaaggatttgggggtgttgattgattgcaatctcaagtttcatagtcagtgttcggcagtggttaataaggctaataggcttcttggccttattaaacagaccttttcggatatttctgtagattcatttacatgtttatacaaatcaatagtacgtccaattttagaatatggtaacttggtttggggaccttactataaaacagacatccaaaaattagaaaaaatccaatggaaagcaactagaatgatcaaatctataagaaatcttgactacgaggaacgattgaaagtacttaacttgccatcattacattatagacgttatagaggtgacatgattgctgtctacaatatgctacatgataagtatgatatagaccattctgatttttttactttttcacccattacccataccagaggtcatacatttaagctatttaaatatttttcaagaacagatgccaggaaatatttttttacaagaagagttgttgaaccatggaataatttaccccaagaagtagcatgtgcagcatcagttgatgattttaagaaattgattgaccaatattcatctaacactatgtataaatgtatgtaattagtctacttgtactttttttacctgttgatcaggtgtaacaggctgtttagccttataaattacctgtaataaatattataataataataataattatgttataaatgGTAGCTacataacacacatgcaaaaatCATTAAAGTAATATACACAGTGTCCTGGCTACAACTGGTGTACTGACAGTCAACAAGCATTCATGTCCCAAGCATAGTTATCGATCAGCTAAAACTGATGGCATTGAACTCTTTCTCAAACTCAAGATAGCTGAGATAGGTTGAAGGCAGTTCCAATTCACACCCACATGTATGGGCAGTAGGTCGCCAGGCGAATCCTGATAAGCTGTTAAAGCCAACAGTTATATGTTGACCAATCAACACTAAACTTCCTGTGGTATACCTCAAGAAACACCTAGCCTCTTCATTCTTCATGTTCCCAACATAAAGCTCTAAATAGCCAAAAACAGTTGTTTGGGTAGAATTCTCCTCAATGGGTTCATCTAGTATAGCCAAAACCTTTTCTGGAGTCGCACTAAGTGAATCATACAGAGAATATAGTTCCTCAACAGTGAAACTATCCCAAAACTGCTTCTCATTAGAAGGGATTCCACAGCCAATGCTAACCATTTGCATGCAGACATGGAATAAGCAGGTTTGATCCTTAAAAAAAGTGGAAATAAGCATGCATGCTTCCAAAATGCAGAAAACATATCATGACACACTCCACCATAGTCTATTGCCTGCTCATTTGCAAATTGAATTTTGAGAGGAAACTCTTCAAACACTTTATCTTTGCTCAAAAGTTCCATGGTATCTCGAAACACTTCTTTTCATCGTATCACATGAGCAGTCAGAATTGGAGGTGTCACTGGACAAATTTGGTTCACAAACTCCAAACGTTTGTCTTCCGCTACAACATACAAAGCTATAGTAACATTTTGTAAAATACCATATCACATACCTCTCTTAATAATTTTTCTGTCTTCTGGGATAATACTATCATATATATTGTCAACCTaatgtgtacataatattaGTGCATGTAATGTAAACTATTCTCAGTTACAACATGT
This region includes:
- the LOC136242324 gene encoding uncharacterized protein — encoded protein: MAQFYPPLKERVIKAKSVGCTVVNTSIATTSRGVYKDWDEDRMVRAVDSVLKKKASIRKAGEMYGIPKSTIADRISGRVMEGARSGPLRYLNTQQEEELVHFLLECASIGYPKSRQEVIGMVQRLLSDCGIEKTVTHGWWESFCHRHPNVALRATASLSLSRAKASDTTVINKYYDLLESTMDLYDLRDKPCQLFNVDDTGMPLNPKPLKMVCGTGSKNPASICSGNKSQITIVGCVNAAGYCIPPMVIYGRKAISAALVENEIPGTIYGLSSKGWIDQDLFDQWFDHFLCYTPSTRPLLLLMDGHSAHYCPSVIHRASENEVVLMALPPNTTHLTQPLDKGIYGPLKVEWRKRG
- the LOC136249414 gene encoding uncharacterized protein produces the protein MTIINIMAGFSTTGIFLTDRNKVISKLEASMCTPTKQPNKLSYLPLLTPVPSPPRKTSSKKCIVFSELEIQLFLERHEEGYDGGDERYKIWLETYHPGAETISNVSLNQSVFHTPKQERKTKEYTQIAVVSKPASRIDKLFSKPELPSKLPTKTEKSCGRVLTSSEALKLLQEKEEKKDVAKQKKDAAKQKKDAVKQKKDAVKQKKELCQKNAEKKVQKQVDENVGIVEEGSKRKDNPGKFKNYEVSDDVEITNCNNSDKTLSKSKIRRQKLDSRKTVKHLVSFKLPSLQCILSGKWLNDTRINAASQLLKAQFPSVLGLHDTKYGQDLSFPNTDSPFVQILHSKNHWLTVEGVNSSLVKVYDTMEYASIENLQAQIAAIIQSSSKSINFQLETMQEQLGRSDCGLFSIAYATELCFGNDVSCLRYYQDKLRPHFVECLRSEKLVPFPSKSIRRRKASPTTLTFDIYCSCRLPELVGGEPMAACEKCHEWYHRSCENIPKEIFTESDVQWVCSKCVND